TTTGATGTGAAGAAGATGTGCTGCCTGTCAGTTTAAACTTGATTAGTAATTACAATCTCAATTTGTGGTTccatgcatatttgatttttgtAGTTCAAAGCAGGTGAGTATACTAGCTAAAAGTTTTCAACCTGTTTTGAGAAACTCATTTGAGATACTTAGGTTACTCTGTTTTGGGAAACTAATGCTGCAAGAGTTCAAAATCCTAATCCAATTAATTTGGAAAGATAACCGGTAACTCTCATAAGCACATTTTCTTATAAATGATAAATCTtgtttatttgatttttttgaaAACACGTGCCCTAGCTACTAGTATCACAGAAAAAGTATATCATGTTAAATACTACATTGATTTAATTTTAAGCGGACCCTCACAACTCTGAATACATGAGAGATGtaaatttttctgaaaatttttTTATGAGTAGGCAATATGTCTAGTAGTTCTTAGTTTTTCTCTCAAGTGGCCGATAATTttgtaatatatattttttctttaataaTAGTTTTGTCAAATTCCCAACAATTCCATTCCCGACAAACATATTATCATTATTAGTTATATGCGATCGATAACTAGAATACGCCTAGAAAGTGGTAGTCGTTTCAATATAGAATTTGTTAGGTAAGATTATCAATCTAGTAGTGCTTAGACTCTCCAATCCATGTGGACTAATTAATCTTGTAACAGCAATACATGTGCCATAAGAGGCAACGATACTATTAATAAGCATAACATTATTGAAAGAATCTTTAGCCTAGTCtagagttaaaaaaaaaatcccctcgTTGGAATGAGCCAGGTTCAGAGCACGCTCCTACACAAATACAACATAAATGTTATTAAACTAATTTTAACGTAAATCAATAAAATTGGGATGTAGCTCAATTTGTAGAGCGCTATGTATTGCATGCTAGAGGAACAGGTTTCAATTCCTTGCATctccaatttatttttttaaactcTTGACACAAATAGAGCACAAATGTTAATAAACTAATTTTAACATGAATCAATAAAAGTGGGGATGTAGCTCAATTAGTAGAGTGCTATGTATTGCATGCTAGAGGATCGGGGTTCAATTCATAGTAtttctagtattttttttagttttaaaGTATTGACACAAATAGAGTACAAACGTTATTGAATTAATTAATGCAAATCTATATATATCTTTATCTCTAGCAACGTCTCTACCCGAGGGTTTCGTACGTCGGccttattttgcaaaaaaaccctGACATTTCGTGAAATCAATCCGCAGTCCAACTTCTGAAGAGAGGGGGCTCGAGTGGAAaaaagagggaagggagggggttaaaggggaataacttctcctttcttcggtcggcggcggccggagcggggcgCCCCGTCGCTGCCCCTACGCGCGGCCTCAGCGGCGAGGTCGGCTGGGCACTTGGCGGTTTCGAGAGCGAGGCCGGCGAAGACGAAGTAGACGGAGTTGGTTTTGAAGGGCAGGCGGGTGTGGTGACTAGCGACGACGAGCGGTGGAGAGCGCTTCTTGTGGACGGTGACGGCAGCGGTGACCCCGAGCTCCCGCATGGCAAGCGCCTCCTGCGGCcgtcctcgtcgccccggctgcccgcgccgcccgcccgcccgccacggccgcgtcgcCCCGCCCGGCCTCGGCCCCGGCAGACTacgtcgcctcctcctccttgcggCGACATGGTGCGCCGCGTACTATCATCCCCAGCTGGTGGAGGCGAAGGCCCCGACTCGGAGGGCTAGCAGAGGAGATCCCGCGGCCCGCTTCGAAATGGGGGCCATGGAGATGGATGGCGCCGCACCAGTACGGCCTCACCACCGCCAAGCTCGGAGTAGATAGGGTCTGATGCCAGCGATGTTTAGCAGATGCGTCGGCCTTTGGGAGATACACGAGCTTAGCAAAGCTCCTTGCGCCAGCTGACAAGCTCTTCCAGATCCGGCCAGCGCAACTAGCGCGCTGGAGCTGAACCAGCTTGGCGGACGAATGGCCATGGGTGCCGTTGGTGACCGAAGAGAAGCCAGCTCCACAGGTGAAGCGCTCCCACCCCTAGCAGCTTCGCGAACAGGATGCGCATGGTACAGGTCATTGCCGGCTGACCTGCGTATATGTCAGCAATCGCCGGGGACTCCTTGGAGAAGATCAACAAGGTACTTAGCATGCGTCCTCTCCACTCTCCCCATTCATGCTTCTGCATGGTGTTTCGATGCATCCTTCACTGCCTGCAAGGTGTTTGACAAAATGTCCATTGCCTGCAATATTTTACTCTCTGTTGCATCTACTTCTTAACTGCTTGACTGAAATTGTCAGTACAATGTACTCTTTCAGCTTATCATGATTATAATACATATGCATTTAGATCGATGCATAAAAATATTGTTATGATCAACTCTTTCAGCTTGTCATAATGTCATATGATAAACTCTGAACTATTGCTTTACTGGCTATGGCTTGTTGCTTTTGCTTATGAGTAACTCTGAGGACCATTGTTTTGCTGTCCACATCAACTCTGAATTTTCCATTGTTGCCAAATGACTATGTTAATGCATTGTTGCTGATTAGTCATCTATTTTGTATTTTCCAGCTGTCCTTGCAGACTTGCATGGATTGAAAGTCAAACCACAGCTGGCTGATGATGCTGCACTTCCATTTCTACTACAGGTAACTGAATCTTCCGTCGCCCATTCTTTCCAGTCATGCTATTTTTCGGAGGAAATAAGCAGGAGTATATGTCGTTGCATATAAGTACCATGGCTCAGTTTACATGTCTCGAAGTCAAATTTAAGGATTTTTTTACCCATCTGTTATGAGATATGGGATCATGTTTGTACCTGATGCATAGTTGTGCACATAGCTTATCTGTATctgtgctttccttttgtttgtaTTTTCAGTTGTCTCTGTTCACATAGCTTGCCTGACTATAACAAGATTACCTGGTGAACATTTGTGCTACTTAATGCTATTTGGAATCCTATTATTAATTGAATCTATTGTAATGCTGCAGAATGAGCAACCAGATGGGGCTACGAGCTGCAGTGGTGGCCACTCAAGTTTCTGAATAAGGTGGTATTGGTGGACCATATTATTTGTGGCATGGGAAGTAAAGGCACTTGTCGATCTGGTAGATGTTTGGCTATATTGTACTGTCGGATCATTTATTAGTTTGAAAAAGAACAAAGTATGCATGAAAAAGTCCAAtactactaaaataaaaaaagttacacagcacaataaaaaaatatggtgcGCTACACGACATGATAAAAAACATCGTATGCTAAGCAATGTCGTTTCGCTGTAGCAAATCCGGCCTCGGCCATGGAGCAATGTGTGAGCGTGTCCATATCCAACCGCGCGGAGACCGTACATGCAACAAACTGGCGAAGCAACGCGATAAAAATGTTACACAACACGATAAAAAATATGGTGCGCTACACGACACGATAAAAAACATTGTGCACTAAGTAACGTCGTTTCGCCGTAGCAACGCGCGGGCATCTTGCTAGtataatattaaagtgcggttgtttcttccaaccgttatggttattttgcaaaaaaaggcCCTCAACTTTGtttaatcaacccgcagtcctgtGAGTTAATCATTGatgatttgcaaaaaagtccctcatcTTTTTTGTAATGACCGCTGAGCGCGAGGGTGGGGATGGAGCAGCAGTCGAGCGCTTGGCAGAGCAGCGCGGCTGGCACGGGCCGACGCGGGCATAGCCGGTGCCGAGCCGACACGGGCATAGCCGGTGCCGAGCCCAAGGGGTGGCCTTGGCGCAGCTACGCCACCGCACATAGGGGATGGGGGTGCCGCGGCTTTCGACGAGGGCGGACTGGTGGCTTTCCTGGCGGTGGCGTTGGGACTCTCCGCAGTGGCGGCGTGTTGCATCGCCGTCACCCTTTGCTGGAACCTGAAGCTAATCCTGGCGGGGAAGGCGTCACATGCATAGcatagtggtggaggagctccccATGACGTCCAGCAGATCTCGCATGGCCATAGTGATGTATGCTACCACCCACCAGTGTGGATTTGCTCGCATGCCCAACAATAGTCCTCAACCAGAGGCAGCGCTAGCTGATGTCGTCTTCGTCAGCAACACTCACCGCCACCTGCTAGAAGGGCTGCCGCTTCGACCTAAGCAAGAAGCTCCACAACCCACTACTGCATTACCAGGAGGGAAATCCACAACTGGGAACCATATGCGTAGGATGAAGAGGAAAAATCCACTGGAGCACGTCGCTGCTGATCTGCATGGGTACATTTTAAGTCACAAGAATTAATGATAAGAGAGGTAAATTAAGGATAAGAGGGATCTTCTTGCTCCACTTATTTTGTAATATGATTGAGGAGCTTATCGTGGGTCACTCGGATACTGTGGTACTTCTTGGGGGCACACTTCATGGTCACTCAGATGCAGTGCCTTCTCTTCTACAATTTGTGTTTGTCTTAATATAACACCCTCTCTCAGATGCCTAACAAtaatcatgattttttttgttgtgaaGGATTTTAGCCCAACTAATGGACAATCAAATCTTAAATATGATTTGTCcttatattttaaaatttttagcCGCAAGATAGTAGGTCGACTGCTATGCCTTTACTATCTAAATCTGAAAATTAATTTGTAGGTAGAACATTTGGTCATTATTGACTATATTATGAGGAGTAAATTGTAGAAGGATACTTATATTGGTTGATTGCTCATGTTTCTTGGAGCAACTAGGTCATGATGTCAAGCTGTCAAGGTGTATACACTTAGGCATGAATTGTTGAGCGTATTATAATCAAGGACCGAGCATTTATTTTAGCCTtgcagtttttttctttttataggctGATAGTTTTATGGACAATCTCTTATATTCATAATAACTTGCATATTCATAAAAGCTAGGAATGAGTTGCATTAGTACTGAATCTTACCAGAAGTTTTAATGCATGTTTGAACCAGATACGGGGCACATtacatatgtataaaaattgaGATTCCATCGTTCAAATAGGTTATGTAGAATTCAAAGGAGTTGTCTGCTTATTATTATCAGAAATGtatacaaatattatgaaacatCCTAAACCAGATTAGGAAGTGAAGCAAGTGAAATAGGACCTAGCGGATGACAACTTGGGAGCAGGTAAGaaaccgtagcaacgcacgggtatttATGCTAGTAAGATAAAATTAGGGATGTAGCTAAATTGTAGAGGACTAAGTACTGCATTCTAGAGGTATTGGGCTTGATTCCTTGCATCCCCAATAAATTTTTTAATCTTAAACTGATGACATAAATAGAGCATAAACGTTATTAATCTAATTTTTACACAAATTAATAAAAATTAGGATGTAGCTCAATTGATAGAGCGCTATGTATTGCATGCTAGGGGCACGGGGTTCAATTGGCATCTCCAAtattatttttgaaaattttagcTATGGACACAAATAGAACGTAAACATTATTAAATTAATCACATTGCAAATTAGATAAAATTGGAGGCGGGGTCCATGGGTTTTCACGATCCATAGTTGAGGTTGTCTTCTACCTTCACACAAATGCTCTTAGGGAGGTCTCCCGGACTGGTCACGTCATTATTTTTATAATCAGGGTATTAAAAAGAAACGAGGAGCATTCATGTGCTCGATATAGTGGTGTAGAACAAAGTATGTACTTTTACATTCGTAGATACTTCGTGTTCCATGTTCAGAGCGCACTTCTACTGAAGCAGATAGCAAAATCTGAATCTTGATTTCCGATGGTAAATTTTCATGGCAACAGGATCGGAAGAACCACGAGGTATTGTCAGCATGATATCGACAGGGCACAGGAATTCACATGACAGACGCCAAGAACTACGCTATATCGTCAGCACTCACGGCCCATTAAATTCTTTCACGACACTGCATGAAGTGAACCATGAGGTATGATTTGGCGTTAGTAAAATAAATACTGCACATCACGTGCACGGCTGTCTTGCCGTCAAGCGAGACGCGAAGTGTGATAATCTCCATCAGTGCTGAGTACCAAAAGTCTGTTATATAGAATGTAGATTAACTCAGCACAGTGTTTGGCACGGATGGATATCAGGTGATTTGCACTCCAtccgtcctaaattgtaggtcgttttgatgtttctaagtatatatctaaatatacattatgtctagatatatagtaaaagtATGAATccaaaaataacaaaataatctacaatttgggatggaagaaATGTGTGATAAGAGACATCGAAATGGAAGAAAGATGATGATAACTCGGCAGTAGAGGAAATGGAAAAAAGACGCTAGTGATAACTTGGAAATGAACGGCCAAAACACGAGAGTACAGTTTGACATGCAGGCACGGGAAAAAGTAGGAAAGGCAATAATTTCTTTGTAGCCAGCGACTGTGCTTGGAAATGTACAGTCCATGCATATGGGCACGTATTCGCGTGTCAGATGTAGCTAGGGTAaataaaagtcaaaacgaaatTTGAGAACTGATGGAACAAAAGCACAAGTGCAGGAGCAGAGAGAACTAACAATATTCATAATGTATTATCTTAGTAATTGGCCAACAATAAACCATATACGCTAATTGTTGagttgtactccctctgtcccaaattgtgGGTCGATTTGACCTTGTATCAGAAACGGTCAAAACAACGTACAATTTGAAACAAAATAAGTAGAAATTAACATGTTAACACAGATATGAAACCAAAATAATGCCCTTATACATGTTGAATATGCAGCAGAAAAATGAAAATACCCTTGTAGaccaataattttttattaggAGTGTGAGTAGAACAACTACTGTAGCGATGATGAATGTTGATGAAGCAAATTGATCATCAGCTGGACGCGAGTGAAACAAGCAGTGAGATTTGAGAAAGGGACCGCATGCTGCTAAGTTTGAATAGCACGTACGTCTAGTCCAAGTTGATGGCAATATTTAAAATTATTCCTGGCTGCTCCTAGAAATTAAAAGTCGAGCTGAGCCCTGCAGCCTGATGTTGTATATATATTAACCCTAGGTCCCTTGCTAACCAGCTACCTCTTTGTTCATTTCATGCATGCACATCATGGCTCCTACTAGTTGCTTGCGCaccggcttcttcttcctccagctcctcctcctgggccatggATCCATGGCCATCGAGCTGCAGGCGGAACGTATCAGCGGTCTGAGCTTTGCACAagttgctcctgctgctgcttctgcttctgcttccaGCTCCAGCAGCTGCGAATTCGCGTTCGATAGGCTGCGACCGCTCGACCCGCTTCCCGAAGTAATAAGAGCGGAAGCGGGGACCCTTCAGTATTTCGACGACCCGAACCAGCAGCTCACATGCGCTGGTGTCTTCTTCGTTCGTATCGTCGTTGACGACCGGGGCCTCGTTCTACCTCGCTTCAACAACGGCGGTACCCTAATCTTCACCGTGCAAGGTTAATATAATCATATCTATGTTTAGGCCAGCTTGTTTTCCTCTTAGATTATGTAAGCTGGACTATGATTCAAGGGTGGAGGGTAAAAGATCGTCATGGGACCACTAGGGGACGGGGACCACAAATAATTTGAAATAAGCTACTCAAGgctagcttatttcagattatatgTGATCCCAAAATGATATTTTACCATAGTACACATGATCCATAATCCAACGATATAATCTAGGTGGATATATTAtaatctcaaacaaacagggtCTTAATTTATGCATTCTAGCTAATTCTGTACATGGGTTTATCAATTCGTTGTACTCTGAGTTTAGTAATTAATACACGGTTAAGAAGTGTATGGGGTTTTCATTGTGTTTCAGGGAGAGGTGTGGTAGGGGTTACCATCCCTGAATGCGGCGGAGAGAAGCGGTACCGTTTTGCTCAACATGATGTCATTGCAGTACCGCCCGGTGTTCCGGCTTGGATTTACAACGACGGCGGCAATGGACCGCTTGAGATTGTTGTGCTCTTCACCATAAGCGGCAAGGCTAACCAGCTTGAGCCACAGCACCGGGTAATTGAGGAGAATGAACAACAAActgctccctccatcctaaatgaTAGTTCGTTTTGGATATTCTacattcatagattttgctatgcatatgGATATACGCTATGTCTAAGATGcaatttatgaatttagaaaagctaaaacgacctataatttaggatggagggagtacttgcaCTAATGAACTATTGCGGCACATAACAGATTAATTGGCGCATGCAGGATTTCAGTTTGGCTGGTTCCAACGGGAACAGAAGCAAGAACATTTTCAATGGATTCGCCGTTGAGTCGCTTAGCAGATCGCTTCGTATCAGCCAGTACCTGGCCACGATACTTCAGGGTCAAATGGACCAAAGGGGCACCATAGTTCGTGTGCCGGCTGGCCTTCTTCAGTTGCAGCCAAAGAACAATCTGAACGCTACCATGGCGGTGCAGTTCCAAGGCAGTGAAGAGCAAGAAGAAGATGTGCAGGATGAAGCAGGTGA
This sequence is a window from Setaria italica strain Yugu1 chromosome III, Setaria_italica_v2.0, whole genome shotgun sequence. Protein-coding genes within it:
- the LOC101777279 gene encoding glutelin type-A 3 encodes the protein MAIELQAERISGLSFAQVAPAAASASASSSSSCEFAFDRLRPLDPLPEVIRAEAGTLQYFDDPNQQLTCAGVFFVRIVVDDRGLVLPRFNNGGTLIFTVQGRGVVGVTIPECGGEKRYRFAQHDVIAVPPGVPAWIYNDGGNGPLEIVVLFTISGKANQLEPQHRDFSLAGSNGNRSKNIFNGFAVESLSRSLRISQYLATILQGQMDQRGTIVRVPAGLLQLQPKNNLNATMAVQFQGSEEQEEDVQDEAGDMCRMKVTKKLEEKVLTGYEFPILNSVGLSIERGTYKPNTISSPFYTIKAQIVAYLTRGSARVQVVDNRGVAVFDGVLRRGQPLVVPQYYVVIVEAGKDGFEFIAFKTNANPVISYIAGRVSVLHDLSVDVIAAAYNISKYEAERIKDGRRWAAL